One Gossypium hirsutum isolate 1008001.06 chromosome A08, Gossypium_hirsutum_v2.1, whole genome shotgun sequence genomic window, ttttactattaaataatatttttactactatattgtaggaagcctcgtttggtcaaaaagttggacgccttcaactttttgacattacgtgtgacagccctaaagtgaccctagtaggaaagcggtctcgggaccgctagaccgagtcaccaaattatttgaatgtggtaattattgcctaaaatatgtgaatataaatgtgtgaaagttttaagcttcaatttagttaattgcatgtgaatttagttgataggacttatgtgagaaaatttagaaatgtgctaggcaaatgcaagtggcctaatagtgcatgtaatcaaaggggtggacttgcatgtcaatttccccccatttaagtactagtggctggccatgacaagggatgatgggcaaaacatgtcatgaaacatgttgtgttaatggaaaaataaaataagaagcatgggcaataaactaataagaaattgaaggaagaaaacaaagaaaaaaaaatgtgttcatcattctcatgcatgaccgaaaaaaaagaacaaaaagtctttctcattttgttcttcttggccgattgtgaagaggaagtagggagggaggcattcggtcatcctaggctaatagcaaggtaagaagtttatattagttcatgaaattttggttaatcttgagtaagatatcaaactacttttgtaacccatgtagaaattttgatttgtgttatggactagggctttcggctatggtatttgacaatggtgaatttttttgttccatgttaaatttagatgagcaaagatagatgagtgtttgaactatacaaataatcatatgtgagcaatgggtgctaaagggaaagaaatcggctaccttattatgtaccaaggccgaatgtgtacttggtaaaggaggggttgttattgaacattaggtcatgtccctagtgaatggatgaattggtaaccattgtgtatgaagatttgctttactatgtttttgttagcaagatgagaaatgagttaagatggtcttggtgtaattgccgaatgcatgtttaaggaattggttaagtacattgttattaaatgcttgttgttaaggagttttgagttggttataaattgggtttagtgttcgaggaacattggtttggacacctagtgccgaatgtgttcaaacgcaacttaccaagtgcataaatatgataatgttatgatggtagacttaattggaattcggcattgtaagtgatgctttgggctcttgtgttggttagggacaaaatgtatgttatgaggaactaaatgatgtatatgaattcgaaaatgcaaggtattaagctagtcctattattcggtggtgcatgagtagagcacatgtataatgcttgaataactagtcaataaaattattcgcacctaattgtataatatgaatgtatttaatcgaatagttaaattgataaattattaaataagctctatctgtttgaattaagctcaagagcttagaagACCAAAGTTgtataaggggaaggaaaaagtgatcgaatagccgtcaaaaccgttcgacaacatccgaggtaagtcttcgagtaatgaccctacttgaaatatattgaaatgattagtcatactatgacggatagccgaatgtgcatagagactatgttataaagccaattgaaatcatgctctttgtgtgtggctattgagccgaaattggaaaggtttaataaatgttttgtgtttgagccttagtaacgaaaatgaaatatggatgtgtcatgattattgatatatgtgtgcatgagcatttgaatgatatccgggctaagtcccgaaggcatttatgctagtgattttatccgggctaagtcccgaaggcatttatgctagtgattttatccgggctaagacccgaaggcatttgtacgagttgatatatccgggctaagacccgaaggcatttgtgcgagttgctatacccgggttaagacccgaaggcaattgcgcttgtggttatatccggctaaattccgaagaaacttgggtttgaaggtgagcgttttgtgctgtaataaattcaattaatacgctcgaaaaacccaaacgataaggtatgtttgcatgtgcatcggaaaagtcgattcattttaaatagtattcgttcaatcaactaacgaactttcggcttttagataggttgataccttgtgtgtgtatatgttgatgaagtgcgaagtaagtatgattatgagaatgtgtattaataaagtgattcatttagctatgtgaatgtaatactttagtcaaagccgatttcattacttgaaacttactaagctttaaaatgcttaccccgttgctttggctctctgttttatagattttgttcgttagctatcggattcgggatcatcgaagtcgaagtcatccacactatcaaagcccttttggtactcttttagttgaactctggatatggcatgtataggactaccctttgttgtttttttcaagtactttttgtgatttatgtgtgtacagccatgcgaaaatggctcgtagaagtggagtatggcattagaccatttgtgtttatgtatatatatatggtttcatgatgtgcctatggactggaatggaagtgttgggcaaatgatcagccattggaatggctaaatatgatcatatgtggacctatgtatgacaaaactctagttggtccatggtaaccacgaaataggtaaagtttaccttgaaaacagatgctgacagcagcagtggtgtggatttgaaaaatcactaaaatttgtaggaatggaattaaatagtgaataaattatgtaatctaaccttgatgaatctattttcatatgaaagtaacgaaacgatcatatgaacagtatattaagagatattaaagttctcgtgaaatagggccagaacggtttttggatctcctgtttcgagtttgaaaatttaccataaattatccagagacaattagaagtcatgccttatatgtatagatttaaaTTTGAGTCTagcttcattagaaacaaacggcatgagtatggaagctctgtacagggagatatccaagtcgtaatacgtgaaggtcagagtagtcgaacccagaatcaggggagattttaactaataaactgtaccaattggcccgaccaaaaattctagaaataaatccacagatggatatatgagtctaatttcagggaaaatttatggaatcagttttcgagttttggaactcgagatatgatttttaaggcgacagtgacacggttagccagcctgtctggaatttttttttaaatggactgtgaaaacaaagtaattaagtctgttagcacctcgcgttcgactccggcaacggtctctgGTACGGGGTGTTATATTACGCACAGGAAAAAAGATGGAACTCCGATGTCATCTgaggctgcagaaattatggtatatttacttaataaaaattgattcattataaatatttataatatttaattataatgttttagtTCGTCGTTTTTATTagtgtaatttaaataatttatgttgtattcctttttattgtatatttcgtttctaactctttaactgatttattaggagaaactaaaagatAAGAAGGCAGCGTATGAAGCGactgcttcgactgatagttctgttaattttgaggatattgataatagaattattaatgaagttttgggtcctgaaaggtatggtcaggttagatttcaaggatctggtgttaacccgacccaatattttggatccacctcgcaccaatacatgccttccgggagtCAAAGTCAAGCTGAAGTTGAAAGGTTAAAAGATCAGATAGTTCAGATACAAGCTAGCACAGATGAGCAAATTTctcaacttagagcggaggcagcaaCGAGGGAGgcggaggcagcagcgagggaggcggAGCAGAACAGGAAATACAATAAACTCCAGCAGTAGCTTCAGTCTACGATGACTATGTTCCACCAATTTCAAAATCCGCCATCATAGACAtgttttcttgtaacttttaacattattttaagaatattttgaatattcatttccaatttatataatatatttttcgtataattttgtattatttaaatttgcgTGTTTTGGTTGGGTTGAATTTCATGGTATATTTGctgttttttattgaatttcttgcaggagggttggatataggtgtaaaaatacatattgcaaaactgggcaaattagcggcgttttttaaaaaagcgccgctaaagttctTGGTCTATAGTGGCGCTTTTgtaaaaaaacaccgctaaaagtacaggtctatagcggcgttttttataaaagcaCCGTTAAAAGTAcaggtctatagcggcgttttttataaatgcgccgctaaaagtacaggtctatagtggcgttttttataaaagcgccgctaaagttctTGGTCTATAGctgcgttttttaaaaaagcgccagtaaaggtcctggtctttagcggcgcttttataaaaaacgccgcaaacttTTGTGGCGCTGCATATAGCGACATTTTTTGCTGCgcttgggaaagcgccgctaaaagtattagcggcgcttagaaacgccgctaaaggcaaaaaaaaaaaaacgccgccaaaagtctgttttcctgtagtacactcacaagcccacgaaatgccagattttcggtatttcagcttttaccgatttgaactatgagagggtgtttgatacacacctgtttcgcgacgactactgctgagatcccttacgatgtcctacaattgattaccataattcttagattgcaaaccACAACAAACAATCCTAATATTCAcctacccatattcgaaccatgccccttaagcctttagaatcttacctttttgccgaaaaccgatgactaggTCCAAGTCTAGttgctccaaagatccaagccttcgatcaaacctctaaaagacactaatcaccaaaagaattcatcggttaaagacccttaaagccctatgcccaaatcgacaacctccctagattttaaggactttggcttttctaaattgtaaaataagactagatctgaggtgatgagcacttaccacttattcctatTTGATTTCTACGTAGATCTAatgtagatctatcctctaaacgatagtagaactcgaatccaggagatctgaagtttcggctatgagtccttaaatctatggtatttcggctttttaagtgatgaagaagatgacgatttgaggctataactttgaagtaatgttgccgaaaaatactaag contains:
- the LOC121205019 gene encoding uncharacterized protein codes for the protein MSSEAAEIMEKLKDKKAAYEATASTDSSVNFEDIDNRIINEVLGPERYGQVRFQGSGVNPTQYFGSTSHQYMPSGSQSQAEVERLKDQIVQIQASTDEQISQLRAEAATREAEAAAREAEQNRKYNKLQQ